The genomic window GAGATGAGATGTTTAATGAGTTTAAAGAATATGTAAAGCATTCTGGAATAGTTGAGGGAGGCAAATATAGTGCTTTTGAGTTAATAACATTCATCTGGGGAAATAATCTAAAAGTTTGCTTAATTGATTATTTTTCAGGAATATTTTCATTATTAATTTTACTTATTAACACATATATACTTTCCTATGTTTTATATAAATATGGGTTAAATAAATTTATTTATCTTGTTCTACCACATGGAATTTTTGAGATTCCTGCATTAATATTATCTGTGTCTGGAGGAATACTTTTTAATATAATGTTGTTCTACTTATTTAGAAGGGAGTTTGGTAAAGCTTATATCTACTTAAAAGAATCATTAAAAATCTTAATATTCTCTATTATATTATTTATAATAGCAGGAATAATAGAAGGTACTGTAACATTTAAATTAGCTATGTCAGTGGGATAGTTATGATAATTATAATAAACTATAAGACATATAAAGAGAGTTTAGGAAAAAGAGGGTTAGAGATTGCTAAGATAGCTGAGAAAGTATCAGAAGAAAGTGGGGTTAATATTGCTGTTGCTCCACAATATGTTGATTTAAGAATGATAGCTGAAAATGTGAATATCCCTGTGTATGCACAGCATGTTGATAATATAAAACCTGGAAGCCATACAGGGCATATATTGCCAGAATCAATAAAAGATATATGTATTGGAACATTATTAAATCATTCTGAAAAAAGGTTATTATTATCTGATATAGAAGAGCTAATAAATAGATGTAGAGAATTGAAATTAGAGACTGTTGTTTGCACAAATAATATCAATACATCTAAAGCTGTAGCTGCACTAAATCCTGATTATATAGCTGTTGAGCCTCCAGAACTTATAGGAACAGGAATTCCTGTATCAAAAGCAAATCCTGAAGTAGTTGAAGGAACAGTTAAAGCCGTAAAGGAAATAAATAAAGATGTAAAAGTACTTTGTGGAGCAGGGATTAGCAAAGGAGAAGATGTAAAAGCGGCTTTAGATCTTGGAGCTGAGGGAGTGTTACTAGCTTCTGGAGTAGTAAAAGCTAAAAATGTTGAGGAAGCTATAAGAGAATTAATAAAATATATCTAAATTTGGTGAGAGTAAATGCCTAATTATCATGTGACACTACAAGCTGCATATATAGTGAGAAATGTTGATGATGTAGAGGATGCTATTAATATAGCTATATCACAGATAGGTAAGACTTTAAACAAAGCTGGAATGAATTATGTTGATATAGATGTGGGTTTAACAGTTTGTCCAAAATGTGGGGAATTGATAGATTGTGTATTAGTTGTAGCAAGAACAGCTTTAGTGGGAGTGTTATTATCAATGAAAGTTTTTAATGCTGAAAATCAGGAACATGCTATAAGAATAGCTAAAGCTACAATAGGAAAAGTTTTAAAAGATATTCCATTAGAGCCTGTAGAAGTTGTAGAAATCTAATCTAATAATTCTGAAAATAATTTAATTATATCTTTTGATGATAAAACACCAACTATAACTTCTTCACATGAAGATTTCACATATAGATGGTGTATTTTATTTTCAGCCATAATTTCTACTGCTTTTTCTAAAGGAGTTTCTGGATTAACAGTTATAACTTTTGTAGTCATTATTTCCTCTGCAGTTTTTTCTAAGTCTTTATAATGCTTTAAAATATCAGTATCTGTTATAACTCCCCAATACTGATGCCCATCTGAAACCACAACAGAAGAAATGTTATGTTTTGCCATAATTTTTATTATATCTTTAAGTTTAGCCTCTAAAGGAACTTCTACAACTCCTTTTACCATTACATCTCTTACTAAATATTTTGATATCATTTTTTCCCTCCCCCTATATAAAGTCCCTCTCAGTTAGTGCCGATTTCATCATTAAAAAATTCAGTGGGGGTAACTTTCATCATTGAGGGGTTGTTCTTATTTTAAAAATATAGTAATTATATAATATAATAATATTAACACAACTATTCCCAAAAACATATATTGTGTTCTCATCATAGCCTTTCTTTTCTTTAAATATTCAATTCTACACTTATCAGAGCAGAAAACTTTATCTGGTGGAATAGAGATTCCACAATTTAAACAGTGTCTATGTGGTTCAATCATTCTATCACAGTTCCATTAATTTTTCCAATTATAGCATTTAATAAATTTTCTGGCTCTCCTTTAACAATAATTGTCCTTATTCTTGCTCTCTCTATTATCTTTGCAGCTAATGGATCCACTACACTGGAGCTACCAGCTTCAGATGAAGCTTTTAAAGCTATCTCAAAGAGTTCTTTAAATGAGAGCTTATTATATTTTTTAGCATCTTTATATTTTTTAGGATCTTTGTCATAAACTCCATCAACATTTGTGGCTATAACCAATAAATCTGCTTTTATATATTCTGCCAACATAGCTGATACTGCATCAGTTGTATGGCCTGGATGTGTTCCACCCATAACTGGAATTTTGTTTAATTTTAATATTAATTCTGCCTCTTCAAAATTTTTAGGAATAGATTTAATAGCATACTCTCCTAAAGCTGAAATAATTAGCATAGCATTTAATCTTGTAGCTTCTATTCCAATAGCATCACAGAAGCTATTATCAGCATTAAATTGCTTAGCAGCTTTTATATATTCTCTAGCCGTCCTTCCACCACCAACAACTACTGCAACTTCATGACCTTCATCTTTAATTTTTTTTAAGATATTTGAAATTGCTTTTATCTTTTCAACATCTATATTGTTTGGAGCTAATATAGAACCCCCAATATCAAAAACTATTCTCATAATTTCACTCTTTCAATTTTTTAAATACCTCTTCTAACACATTTATTGTTTTTTCTAAAGCTTCACCATGTTTTATACATGTAAAACAGCATTCAAACTGAGATGGTGGAATAAAAACTCCCCTCTTTAATAATTCATAGAAATAATTCATAAACATTTTTATGTCACTCTTTTTAGCAATATCATAATTTATAACATCTTCCTTATTAAAGTAGATTTGAAACATAGAGCCAATATTATAAACTCTTGCTTCTATATTATATTTTTCTATTAAATCTCTTAAAGTATTAGCTAATGTTTCAGCAAATTTGAATGTCTTTTTATAAAATTCATCATCTAACTGCTTCAATGTAGCTATTCCTGCAGTCACTGAAACAGGATTACCATTAAATGTTCCAGCTTGATACACTTTTCCTAATGGGGAAAAATTATTCATAATTTCTTCTTTTCCTGCTATAGCCCCTATTGGATAACCTCCTCCTAAGATTTTTCCTAATGTTGTTATGTCTGGAATTACATTAAAATATTCTTGTGCTCCTCCTCTTGCCAGTCTAAAACCAGTTATTACTTCATCAAATATTAGTAATATTCCCTCTTCTTCTGTTATTTCTCTTAAAAATTTTAAAAAACCATTTTTTGGTAGAATACATCCAACATTAGCCATTACTGGTTCAACCATAATACATGCTATTTCATCTTTATTCTCTTTTATAGCCTTTTCCACTGCATCTTCATCATTGAATGGAACTAAAATAGTGTTTTTAACAGTTTCTTCAGGAATTCCTAAAGAATTTGGAGCCCCATGAGTTAAAGCTCCACTACCACTTTTTACTAAAACATAATCATGTGCTCCATGATATGCTCCATCAAATTTTATAATCTTTTTTCTTCCAGTGTAACCTCTTGCTAACCTAATAGCTGACATTGTAGCCTCAGTTCCTGAATTAACAAATCTTACCTTTTCAGCTGATGGAACATAAGAAACTACAAGTTTAGCTAACTCTATTTCTTTTTCTGTAGGGCATCCAAATGTAGAACCTTTTCTTATTTGCTCTATTACCTCTTTAATAACTATTTCATTACAATGACCTAATACTAGAGGACCATAAGCTAAACAATAATCAATATATTTATTACCATCAACATCATAAATATAACATCCTTCACCTCTATCAACAAAAAAAGGATATGGTTCAAAATATCTAACAGGGCTATTAACTCCACCAACTAAGTATTTTTTTGCTTCTTCAAATAACTCTTTAGATTTCATGAACCCACCTATATTCTCAATGTGTTTTTATTATTATTTAAAATTTTATATTTATTTTTAACTCTCCTTGTTTTAATGGATGAGCGATTCAAACATAGTCCTACCCATATTTTGACCGTTTGTGTACAGTTTCCATCCTTGTTTTAATGGATAAGCGATTCAAACAGTTTTAGAGATGACACAATGAACAGGGATAGAGGTTTCCATCCTTGTTTTAATGGATAAGCGATTCAAACGATAATATCAGTTAGTTATCCAGACTTCTTAAAGATGTTTCCATCCTTGTTTTAATGGATAAGCGATTCAAACATTATGTGGCTAGAATGAATAAAATAGCAATAGAAACAAATAATATGTTTCCATCCTTGTTTTAATGGATAAGCGATTCAAACAAGCAAAGACGCAGCTGAGAAGTTAGAATCCAAAATGTTTCCATCCTTGTTTTAATGGATAAGCGATTCAAACAGGATATGGATTATTTATATGAGTTTTATTACCATGGTTTCCATCCTTGTTTTAATGGATGAGCGATTCAAACATATAATAAAAAGATCATTATTGAAAATTGTTGAAAGTTTCCATCCTTGTTTTAATGGATGAGCGATTCAAACCCTATGCAACCACTAATTATATTCGCCAAAACTCCTATATAAACCTTTCTTTTTCAACTAGAATTTTCTTACTGCCCAATTATTAAAACCTTTATAAAGTTAAGAAAGATTATGCAAATTATTTATAAATATAACGCACAACTGTATCATAAAATATAAACAATTATAACTTATCTAACTAAAATAAAAACAAACTAAACATAAAACCATAAAAATAAAAATAAATAACAAAAATAATTAAAAAATCTCAATTTTAATTAGAAAAAATCATTATTACTTTTCACTAATTTTCTCATACAAATTTTAACAAGAGGATATATAAAGGCAAGAAAAGTTAATTAGAAAAATTGATATAGTTATTAAAAATCTTTATATATAGTTTATATATTTAAATGTAGATAAACTCTAAAAAATTTTTAAGGTCAAAATTATGGATGCATTAGTAATGGCTGGTGGTAAAGGAAAGAGATTAGGAGGTCTAGAAAAACCATTAATAAAAATAAATAAGAAACATCTTATTGACTATATAATTTCTGCTTTAAATGAATCTAAGATAAAAAATATATATGTAGCTACTTCACCATATACACAGAGAACTAAAGAATATTTAAAAAAACATTATAAAAACATTTTTATAATAGAAACTCCTGGAAATGGATATATAGAAGATTTAAATTATTGTATAAAATATTTTAAAGAACCATTCTTAACTGTTTGCTCAGACATAATAAATCTAAATTCTAAGCTCATAAATGATATAATAGACTATTATAGAAAAAGTGATGTAGAGGCTCTAAATGTTATGATACCAAAAGATATATACCCTAACCCACATCTATGTTATGAGAATTTAGTTCCTGCAGGAATAAATATTGTTTCTCCTAAAAAAGGCTATCAAAAAGAAGGAATCTATATAACAAAAAAATTAATCTTTAACATTAATACAAAGGAAGATTTATTATTAGCTAAAAAGCTTTTTGAGAGGTAATATATATGAAAAAGCTTCCTGCTAAAATAATATTTGGAAAGAATATTGTAGGAAACCTTGGGAGTGTTTTAGGTAGAGTAGTTGATATAGTTTTTGATGAGAAAATAGGAAAGATAGTTTCTTTAGAAGTAGAGCCAGAAGAGGGTAGTCCAATAGATATAGCTGATGGAAAAAATGTTTTTATTCCATATAAAGCTGTAATAGCTATAAAAGATGTTGTTGTAATAGATGAGAAATATCTGACCCAAGCATATATAAAGCCTGTTGAATAATATGAAAGCTGATATTATTCTAAAAGACAAAGATAAATTTGTAACATCAAATCAAATCTTGTTACTTTTAGCTTTATATAAAACAAAGTCTCAAAATTCTGCTGCAAAATTGTTAAATATTTCTCCATCTTCATTTAATATACAATTAAAGAGGTTAGAAAAGAAACTTGGATTTAAACTATATTACTCTTCTCCAAATGGTACTGTGTTAACAGAAAAGGCTATAAATTTATTAGAAGAATATTTAATAAAAAAAAGTAGATTAGAAAGTGAGAGATTTACAGTTTCAGGATATATTTCTGGAGAATTGGCTAAAAAATTATTTGATGATCCTATTATAACATCCTTTAATAATGCCATAAAACTATTAAAAATGGATCTTGTTGATATTCTTGGTTTGGATGATAGCTATTGGCTATATAGGTTAGAAGATGATAGATTTTTAAAGAGTGAAGTAGGGAATAAAAAAATAGATATTATACACACTTATGAAGACCATTTTGTTATGGTGTATAAAGAAGAGTTTAATTATAAAAACCTTATTGGGATAAGATATAGCCCACATAGAATTTTATATAATATATTAAAGAGTAATAATATAAATTTTAGAGTTAGAATAAGAGTTAATAATCCATTTAAAGCTATTGAATTAGTTAATAAAGGGTATAGTTTATTTTTAAATGAATCCTTAATTAAATATGCGGAAGGTTTAAATATAGAATATCCTAAATTTTATGAGAAAACAATACATACCATTACATTTATAAAACTTTATTAGGTGAAACATTATGAGTGTTTGGCAAGGTAGAAGTAGAAGAAAACCTTCTGGAGGAATGTATAAAAAAGCTAGAAAAAAGAGAAAATATGAAATGGGAAGAGAGCCTATAGAGACACATGTTTGTAGTGAAGGAATGAAGTTAAAGATAGTTAGAGTTAGGGGAGGAAATAGAAAGGTAAAAGTTGTTAGAACAGCTTATGCAAATGTTATTGATCCTGAAACAAATATAGCTAAAAAAGTAAAAATAATAACAGTAAAAGAAAACCAAGCAAATATACACTATGTTAGAAGAAATGTTATAACAAAAGGAGCTATTATTGAAACTGAATTAGGATTAGCAAAAGTAACTTCAAGACCTGGGCAAGATGGAACAGTTAATGCTGTTTTAATAAAAGAGAATTAATGTGGAACTGGTAAATTAAGCTCTTTTCTATGCTCTATTTCTTTACTATTCTTATCTTTTTTAGTTTTAGCTAATTTTATAACAAGATCTAAACCTGGCTTAACCTCTTCTATTGGCTTTATTTCTAAGTAACCATCTTCCACCATTTTATTAAAGAATTCTTCTCCTTTTTTAGTTCTAATAAATACTGTACTCCATCCATCAGGGCTACCTACTGATCCTGTGGAGATATCTGCTAACTCAGCTGTATAATCTAAACAGACATGACAGGATGTTTGTTCATATGGATGAGTTTCTTTTAACTTTATAGCTTTTGTTTCTCCCCATCTTGTATAAACCCAGAACTTACCTTTTCCAATATCTAATTTAACAACATCATCCATCTTCACATTACAATGCTCCTCAACAATTAATTTTAAACCTTCATATGGGAAGTTCTCCATACAGAATATACCAATAATTAAAGCAATTTTATCAGCTACATGTCTAAAGCCTAAAGGATATTTTATAAGCTTTCTAACTGCTCTAACTTGACAAGGTGTCCCAACTACCCCTATTTTTTCACATCCATATTCCCTTGCAGCAGATTTCAAAACAGATATATTAGGGCAAACACTATATTTTGTCCCTGCTGCTTCTAAAACTTCTTCAACAGTTGTAGCTACTTTAGGGTAAGGCATAAACCCATCTTTTTTGTCTGCAACTATAACCCCATCTAATAAATTGTTCTCTAAACCATATATAAAAGCTGTTGAAACAATCCCCCCATCTTGGGACTTTTTTAAAACTTCTTTTAATTTAGATCTTGCTGAAACAACTTTTATATATTTTCCAAGCTCGCTCATGTTATTCCCCCTCTATATTTTCCAAGAACTTTGGATATCTAATCCTTGGACATTGGAAAGAACATACTCCACATTTTATACATGTCTCTTTAATTACAGGCCTGCCATCTATCATCTCTATAGCTCTTGTTGGACAGGAGGCTGCACATGTTCCACAGCCCATACACAGATCTTTATTAACAACCTCAGTTATCAAATCACATCCACATGCTTTTGTTTTCTTATCAACAAATAAGGAAAGGTAATCTACATCATTATTCAATAAGGCTAAAATCACATTATATATTATATCAGGACTTGGAGGGCAACCAGGAATAGAAAGGTCCACATTTATAACCTCTGATAATGGAGTAAAGGCATTATGTACTGGTTTTGGCTTTTGGTTTCCTTTACAAAATCTTGTTATTCCTCCTGTAACAGCACAAGATCCAAGGGCTATAACAATCTTAGCTCTCTCCCTAACCTCCTTAGCAACTTCCAATGAGTGATGATCATCTAAACAAACAGCTCCTTCAACTATAGCTATATCACATTCAGGAATTTCTCTAACATCCATTAATGTCTGAGAATAAACTAATTCAACCTTATCTAAAACTTCAAGTAACCTTTCATACAAATCTGTTAATGAAACTAAACATCCACAACAGCTACAAAGTTGTACATGGGCTATTTTAACCATTTTTTCACCTCTTCAATAACAAGATCACAAGCTCTATCTATAGCATCCTCTACCTCCTTAGAAAGCCCAATATGAACATCTGGTTCAGAAATATATTTAGCTTGGCAGCCAATAACCTTTACTTCTATACCTTTTTTAGACAGCTCTTTTAATTTCTCAGCTAATGGATAATTATGGATATCAATTCTATCATATCTAACATCTGGGAGCTCTTCTAAGGATAATATCTTCAACTCCCCAGGTTTTAATCCATAGTCAATTACATCCACTAATAAAACTTTTTTCACTTTAGATTCTTCATCTATTAAAGATAGAACATGTGAAGCGGCACAGCCAGCATCCAATATAGCTATTCTATCATCATTAATTTTCTCTTTTAACTTTTCAATAACATGATAGGCAAAACCATCATCAGCAAATAAAATATTTCCACAGCCAATAATTAAAATTTCTTTTTGTAAATATGAAGGATTTAAATCCATTTTCTCCCTCTAAAACCCCAGGGTCCCTTTTTAGGGTTCCCCTTGGGGCTTATAACATTCTTTTTTCAATAACTCTGTTATCTTCTTTAACTATTATATGGGTTGCACATGAAGCTCATATGTCATAAGCTCTCATAATTACTTCAGCATACTGGTGAGGATAGCCTTCAATAGCTTTTTCAACTACTGGGAAGTTCCAAGTGGAAGCTGCTGTTATTGAATATCTCTTTATTTTTCCATCTTTGGTTGTTTCAGCCATGTGAACATTTGTTCCTCTTGGAGCTTCATGTATTCCAATTCCAAATCCTTCTTTGTATTCAATCTCTGCCCTTGTTTTTCCATTTATATTAACTTCATCTAATATTTCATAAGCTCTATAAACTGCTCCAAAATTCTCTTTTGCTCTTGCTATGTTAATATCTAAAGCACTTTTTGGCTTGAATTTTCCAAATGTAATCATTCTTGCTCTAGGCCCTACTTCAACAGGACTACCATTATATAAAGGTATCATAACAGATGTTTCTAAGCCAATCTCATTTCCATAATATCTCTGTGGAGGGATTTCAATAAATTGATCCCAATCTATTTTCTCCCTATCTCCATAAGTTGGTGATGTTGCTAAAAATGGACAGTTGTGCATTCCTAAGTTAGGAATACCACTCTCTTCCAAAAATCTCTCAACTAATGGAACATACTTTTCATAAAGCTCATATGCCAACTTTTCATATTCTCTTAAACCATAATAGATCTTAGCTTTAGCCCTTTCAGTAATATTATTTCTAACCCCTCCAACAACTAAATTTGGAGGATGTATTCCTTCTCCACCAACTATATCAACTATCATTTGTCCAATTTTTCTCATTTTTTGGATGATTTTTATTAACTCAATTTTTAATTCTTCTTCACCCTCTTTAATAAAGTCATCAAGTGTTAATAAATGGTGTAATGGATGTGAATGCATCCTATTTCCTAAACCTATTAGCTCCCTCAAAAGTAACCCATCTTTTGGAACTTCACAGTTTAATGCATTTTCTATAGCTTCACATGAAGCAATACCATGGGTAGCTTGACATATTCCACATATTCTCATAACAGCAATAGGAGCAAATTCTATAGGTTTTCCCCTTAACATGGATTCAAATCCTCTAACAGGTGTTGTATTAATGTAATAAGCCCTTTTAACAATCTCTCCTTCAACTTCCAATATCAACTTTGAATGTCCTTCATGCCTTGTAGTTGGACTTAGTTCAATTCTCATGATGATCACTTTTAAGAATTTTTAAGGTTATAAATATAATTTTAATTTAGCAAATTTATTCTAATATCTCTTTAAAAAAATTAATAAACTAAATTAAATCCTTAAATATGCTAAATGGTTATAGAAATTTCTTATTTTTTATTAAATCTATTTTTAAAAATAAGAAACTTTTAATAATATTCATCAAAATATTTAAAAATTTTTAAAAAATATTAGAATTAATCAATTAATCGAAAATTATAAATATATAATGTGCTAACATAATTATGGTGATAAAAAATGGAAGAGATCTGTAAAGAAATAGCACCAAAGATAATGCCAATAATGTTACCAAAAGCTTTAGAGAATTTTTTAATGAAAATTCCTGAAAAGGAGAGAGATAAACTTATTATGGATATTGTAGATATTATTGTTTCAAAGACAGATAATCAAGAGATTTCAAGTAAGTTTGTTAAGGAGTTTGAATCAATATTAAATATTAAAGGGTTAAAAATACATTCAAGAGGAGGAAAAGGAGCTATAAAAGAGAAAATTTCTCCAATGGATACATTTTTATCTGGCTTATGTGGGTGTATAGCTATAGCAGTAGGAAATACTTTATTAGAAAAAAATATTGAAGCTGATATCAATGTTAAAGGATCTGTAGAAAAAAATTTTGAAAAAGGATGTATTGAAAAGATAAAATTGGATATTTATGTTAAACCTAAAAAAGATGTAAATAAAGAAGAGTTAAAAACTCTTGTATTAAAAGGTTCTAATAAGTGTTTAATCTCTAATTCCTTAAAATGTGAAGTAATTAAAAATGTTATAATAGAGTAGGTGGAAAAATGGAGGACATTCCTGTAATTGGAAAAGATAAATTAGGAAGAGTTATTAGAGATTGGTCAGTAAAACCATGGTTTGGAATAGATAGGAAAGATATTAAATGGTATCCAGAAATTAATTATGAAAAATGTATTGGATGTGGTCTCTGTTTCTTAACTTGTGCAAATAGGGTAGTGTTTGATTGGGATGAAGAGAAAAAAAGGCCTATAGTGGCAAGACCTTACAACTGTGTTGTAGCATGTACCACCTGTAAAACCCTATGTCCAGTGGATGCTATAGAATTTCCAAAAAAAGAATATATTCAAAATATCATAAAAGAATATAAGATTTTAGCAAAAATAAAAGAGAAATTAAAAGAAGCTGGATTAATTTAAATATACTATCCACTTAAATAAACAAATCTCAAAGCAAATATTGCTGCTAAGATATAAACCAACCAGTGGACTTCTTTAGCCCTTCCAGTGAAGATTTTTAATATTGGATATGTTATAAATCCTAAAGCTAAACCAGTAGCTATACTAAATGTCAAAGGAATTGTTAATATTGTTATAAAAGCTGGAATAGATTCAGTATAATCATCAAAATTAATATTTTTTATAGCTTTCATCATTAAAGCTCCAACAATAACTAAAGCTGAAGCTGTAGCATATGTAGGGATAGCTTTAACCAAGGGGTAAAAGAAGAGAGATAATAAAAATAATAAAGCTACAACAACTGAAACAAATCCTGTTTTTCCACCCATTGCAATTCCAGAAGCAGATTCTATATATGTTGTTACTGTTGATGTCCCTAATAGAGATCCTAAAACTGTTCCTGTAGCATCAGACATTAAAGCTTTTTCTACTCTTGGCAACTTTCCATCTTTATCTAAATATCCTGCCTGTGATGAGAGAGCACTCAGTGTTCCTATAGTATCAAACATATCAACAAAGAAGAATGACATCACAATTGTTAATAATCCCAAATTTAAAGCACCAAATATATCAAGTTTTAAAAATGTTGGCTCTATTGAGGGGGGTAATGAAACAATCCCACTAGGAAATTGTG from Methanocaldococcus villosus KIN24-T80 includes these protein-coding regions:
- the frhA gene encoding coenzyme F420 hydrogenase subunit alpha; translated protein: MRIELSPTTRHEGHSKLILEVEGEIVKRAYYINTTPVRGFESMLRGKPIEFAPIAVMRICGICQATHGIASCEAIENALNCEVPKDGLLLRELIGLGNRMHSHPLHHLLTLDDFIKEGEEELKIELIKIIQKMRKIGQMIVDIVGGEGIHPPNLVVGGVRNNITERAKAKIYYGLREYEKLAYELYEKYVPLVERFLEESGIPNLGMHNCPFLATSPTYGDREKIDWDQFIEIPPQRYYGNEIGLETSVMIPLYNGSPVEVGPRARMITFGKFKPKSALDINIARAKENFGAVYRAYEILDEVNINGKTRAEIEYKEGFGIGIHEAPRGTNVHMAETTKDGKIKRYSITAASTWNFPVVEKAIEGYPHQYAEVIMRAYDIUASCATHIIVKEDNRVIEKRML
- a CDS encoding OsmC family protein; the encoded protein is MEEICKEIAPKIMPIMLPKALENFLMKIPEKERDKLIMDIVDIIVSKTDNQEISSKFVKEFESILNIKGLKIHSRGGKGAIKEKISPMDTFLSGLCGCIAIAVGNTLLEKNIEADINVKGSVEKNFEKGCIEKIKLDIYVKPKKDVNKEELKTLVLKGSNKCLISNSLKCEVIKNVIIE
- a CDS encoding 4Fe-4S dicluster domain-containing protein; the encoded protein is MEDIPVIGKDKLGRVIRDWSVKPWFGIDRKDIKWYPEINYEKCIGCGLCFLTCANRVVFDWDEEKKRPIVARPYNCVVACTTCKTLCPVDAIEFPKKEYIQNIIKEYKILAKIKEKLKEAGLI
- a CDS encoding NCS2 family permease → MKIIEDYFEFKKYGTNIKIEILAGITTFMTMAYIIFVNPQILSQTGMDFGAVMVATCIASAIATLIMGLYAKYPFALAPGMGLNAYFTYGVCLGMGIDWRVALGAVFISGILFIILTLTKVRTWIFNVIPNAIKYGTAVGIGLFIAFIGLKNAGIIVESKATLVTLGNILNPEPLLSLFGIFLTSILVSRNVIGGILIGIIITSLIGMIFGISQFPSGIVSLPPSIEPTFLKLDIFGALNLGLLTIVMSFFFVDMFDTIGTLSALSSQAGYLDKDGKLPRVEKALMSDATGTVLGSLLGTSTVTTYIESASGIAMGGKTGFVSVVVALLFLLSLFFYPLVKAIPTYATASALVIVGALMMKAIKNINFDDYTESIPAFITILTIPLTFSIATGLALGFITYPILKIFTGRAKEVHWLVYILAAIFALRFVYLSG